AGACGCGACCGGTGTGCGCGTTCCCGGTGAGCAGATCGGTGCCGGATGCCTCGACCCAGCCGTCGTCGTCGGTGTGGTTGATGAGGAAGAGGTAGGAGGAGTCGTCCGAGCTCCGGCGCACCGCCTCGACGCCGCGCGAGACGACAGCCGTCGGCGCGACCCCGGCCTCGTCGAGCAGACGCTCTGCGAGCGCGGCCAGGCCCGCCTCATCGAGATCGGTGGACAGGTACCACGCCGTCCCGGCGCCCACCCGGCGGCGGGTGAGCGCGGGGTGACCGGCGAGCGGGCCCTCGGCGTACCCCGCGACGACCTCGACGCCGTCCTCCGGCCGTGGATGCCGCAGCCGCTCCGACCACCGGCGCCCGGTCCAGCCGTTGTCCAGGGCGAACGACCGTTCGCTCTCGAGCGGGAAGAACTCCTCGCTCGTCACGCCGACCAGCGAGCGGAACGCGCCGGGATACCCGCCGATGTGCACGGTGCCCGCCTCGTCGACGATGCCGGAGAACCAGGTCACCAGCGCGATTCCGCCGGCCTCGACGTACTCGTGCACCGCGCGCGCGTTCTCCTCCGACACCAGGTACAGCCCGGCGACGATCACGAGCCGGTAGTCGTCCAGCCGCGACCAGGGCGGCACCACATCCGTGGTGACGGCGCGCTCGAACAGGACGTTGTGGACGGCCCGCGCGGTGTCGGCGTAGCGGAGGTTGTTGGCGGGCTTGAGGCCCGACCGCAGCGCCCATCCGGCCTCGTTGTCGTGCAGCAGGGCCACCTCCGCGGGGGCGACCACCGTGTCCCGCACCTCGGCGAGCGCAGCCATCTGCGAGCCCAGCGCGACCACATCACGGAAGACCCGGCTGTCACGACCCGCGTGGGGCAGCATCGCGGAGTGGAACTGCTCGGTCCCGGACTTCGAGGCTCGCCACTGGAAGAACATCGCGCTGTTGGAGCCGCGGGCGATGTGTGCGAGCGCGTGGCGGCTGATCTCGCCCGGAGCCTTGGGCTGATTGATCGGATGCCAGCTCGACGCGCCCGTCGCATGCTCCATCAGCATCCAGGGTCGGCCGCCGGACATGCCGCGCATGCGGTCGCCGCTGAAGGCCAGGTCCTGGTGCTTGAGAGGGTCGGGGCCGAACGTGTAGTGGTCGTTCGCCACGATGTCCACCTCGTCGGCCCACCGCGTGTAGTCGACCACGTCGGGACCGAGTCCGACCATGAAGTTCGTGGTGATCGGGAGTTCCGGGGTGAAACGCCGCAGCGCCTCCTTCTCTGCACGGTACTGCGCGAGGAGCTCGTCGGACGAGAAGCGCTCGTAGTCGAGCAGATGTCCCGGGTTGTGCGCGGTGACACCCCAGGGCGTCGTCACCTCCTCGAAGGAGGAGTAGCTATTTCCCCAGAACGACATGCCCCAGGCCGCATTCAGCGCGTCGACCGTGACGTACTTCTCGGCCACCCACCCGCGGAATCGGGCGTTCGAGACCGGGCAGTGGCAGCGTGCGTTCCCGCCGCCGAGCTCGTTGCTCACGTGCCACATCAGCACGGCGGGGTGTCCGGCGACGTGCTCGGCGAGGCGCTCCACTATGCGTACGGCGTATTCCCGGAACACGGTCGACGACGGGCACCAGCCGAGTCGTCCACCCGGCGCGAGGGGGTGTCCGTGGATGTCCTGCGGCAGGATCTCGGGGTGCAGGCGGTGCAGCCACATCGGCACCGCGGCCGTGGGGGTGGCGAGGTCGACGGCGATCCCGTTCTCATGCAGCAGATCGAGCATCCGATCGAGCCACGAGAAGTCGAAGACGCCCTCGCGCGGTTCGTGGATCACCCAGGAGAACACGCCGAGGGTCACGAGGTTCACCCCCGCCTCGCGCATCAGCTCCATGTCCTCGAGCACGACGTCCCACGACCACTGCTCCGGGCTGTAGTCGCCGCCGAAGGAGAGACCGTCGGTCGGCCAGTCGACATGTCGACGAGGGGCGTCGTTCAGGATCTCGGTGCTACTGGTCATCGGGGTTCCTCTCAGGGGAAGGGGTGGGGGGTCTCCGGGTCACCCGCAGCACGCGTGCGGTGGGCGCCGGCACGTCGACGGTGACGGCGAGTTCTCCGGCCGTCGCATCCCAGCGCCAGGACCAGCCGTCGGGGGCATCCGGGAAGAACGCCTCGACGGTGATCTGAACGTCACGGAATGAGGGCAGGGGGACGATGACGGTGCCGGTCGCCCCGGGGCGACGCCACAGGCTGAGGAACGCCGACCCATCGCCCGGGTCTCCCAGACCCAGGGCGACCCAGGGGTCCTCCCAGGCGGGGAGGCCCAACGGCCAGAACGGCATCGCCTGCTCGATCATGCGCAGCACCACCCGGTGCGCGTCCAGCGCGGCGCGGACGAGTGCGCGCTCGTCGGCTGCCATGCGATTGAGATAGCCCGAGAGGTAGAGCCGCCCGAGCACGCCGTTGACGAGTGCGAAGACCATCTCCTCGCGCGTGCTCCCCGCCACCGGATACGCCCAGTTGCCCGCCTGTTCCGGGAGCATCGCGGCGGGAGCCGCGGCCGCGATCGTCGCATACATCACGGGATCCTGCTGGTCGGAGGTGGACTGCAGGTGGAGCCGCGAGAGCATCGCCTGATCGATGCGCATCGCCCCGGACGCGCAGCTCTCGATCAGCAGATCCGGATGCCGCGCCTGCCAGCCGTCGATCACCTCGAGGAGAGCGCGGTTGTGCGCGAGGAGTCCGGCGCCGGGAGCGAGGCCCCCGGCATCCGTCCCCGGTCCGGTCATGGTGTTGTCATCCATCTTGATGAACCCGATGCCGTAGTCGGCGACCAGCCGATCCACGACCTCGTCGACATGCGCGCGTGCGGCCGGGTCGCGCAGATCGAGCAGGTGACGGCCGTGCTCGGCGAGACGCACGCCTCCGCGTGAGAAGAAGGCCGAGTCGGGAAGGGCTCGACCGGAGGATGCGACCGCGAGCGGGGAACGCACGCCGATGACCTCGGGCTCGAGCCAGAGACCGGCGATCATGCCGTGGGCGCGGATGCGGTCGATGACCTCCTCGATGCCGTCGGGGAATCGCCGTGCAGCGGGCTTCCACTCACCGACGGAGTCCCACCAGCTCCCCTCCGCGTACCACCCGGCGTCGATGCAGAAGACGTCGGCGCCGATCGCGGCGGCCGCGTCGATGAGCGGAAGCAGCTTCTCGGTGGTCGGGTCGCCCATGAGCGTGTTCATGTAGTCGTTGAACACGATCGGAAGCCGCCGGTCCGCAGACCTCACATGACGCAGCGCACGGCGCTGCGAGGTCAGGGCGGCGAGCACCTCGTCCACCCCGCCGGCCGCGAAGGCGATCGACGCCGGCACGGTCGTGAACGACTCCCCGGCACCCAGGCGTGTACTCCACTGATTGTCCTGATCGGTCGGGCCGGTGAGCAGCAGATAGGCGCCATGCCGCGTCTCGCCGATCTCGTAGCCCCACGGACCGTTGTGCTCCACCTGCCAGGCGAGGGCGTGGTCGCCGGTCCGGGCGAGCAGCATCGCGGTCGGCACCTGCTCCCCGCTCGACCAGGATCCCCGGTCGGCGACATGGATCCGGCTGCGCGGCGGCTGATGCTGCAGGTCGCGATCGATCCGGGCGAGACCGCTCTCGCGCAGCGAGCGCGTGGCCCAGCGGCTCTCCGCGACCCAGTCGTTCGCCGCCGTCGCCAGCAGGAAGCCGTCGACATCGGGAGCGGCGGTGAGGAACGCGCCGGTGACGAAGGTCGAGACGAAGTCGAGCACGATCTCCGCGGCGGCATCGATCTCCGAGGACGGCTCGAACGAGACCTCCGACCAGGTGCGGAAGCCGCCGATGCCCGGCGTCCGTTCGAAGACGCTCATGACCTCGATCCCCGTCTCGTCATCGCGCTGCCGCAGGCGCAGCATCCGCTCGTCGAGGATGTGGGAGGCGTGGCGGAGCCGCGCTCCGATGACCGTGTCGACGTGGCGGAAGCTGCCGGGGAAGCGGCCGTGGCCGAACCCGGAGAGCTCGACGAGCGGCTGCCGGAGAGAAGGGGGCAGCACCGGGATGCCCGCGCCCGACGTCGCGGGAGTCCCGAGGCCGACGAGCGACACCGGCGCATCCTGGCCGATCGCGAAGACGAGCTCCAGCGCGTCGTCGCCCCAGCGGAGGACGTCGTCGCCCTGACGCGCCTCAGGCACGCGCCGGTTCCCGCTCCGCGCTCTCCCAGGTCTGCGTGAAGTGGTTGTAGCAGACCGAGTTGTCCAGCGATGCGCGGTCGGGCGCCGCCTCGCTCGACACGACCTTCCCGATCTTCTCCGGGTCGGGCGCGGCGATCGCGAGCAGACGGGTGTAGTCGTGCTGCGGGTTGAGGATGACGTCGTCGGCGGGACCGCGCTCGACCACTCGTCCGTGGTAGAGCACGAGGATCTCGTCCGAGAAGTGCCGCGCGGTGGCGAGGTCGTGGGTGATGTAGAGCAGCGCCAGGTTGTCCTCGCGCTGCAGCCGCCCCAGCAGGTTCAGCACACCGAGGCGGATCGACACGTCGAGCATCGACACCGGCTCGTCGGCGATGAGCACCTCGGCGCCGGGAGCGAGAGCGCGGGCGATCGCGACGCGCTGCCGCTGGCCGCCGGACAGTTCGTGCGGACGACGGATCGCGACGTCCTCCGCCGGCGTGAGGTTCACGCGGTCCAGCATGCTCAGCACCTTCTCGTGCACGGCGGCGGCGCCGGTCGCCCGACGGTGGATGCGGATGGGCCGCGCGATGTGGTGCTCGATGCTGTGGAACGGATTCAGCGACGCGAACGGATCCTGGAACACCATCTGCACGTGTCGGCGGTAGAGCGAGCGCGGCATCGCCGTGCCGTCGTCGAGCGTGACGTCGATCTGTCCCGACGTCGGCCTCTCGAGTCTGGCCAGCATCCGCGCGATCGTGGACTTCCCCGACCCGGACTCTCCGACGAGCGCGATCGTCCGTCCGGGGACGAGGTCGAACGAGACTCCGTCCACTGCCCGGAACGCGCCGCGGCGCAGTCCCTTCCTGATCGTGTAGTCCTTCGTCAGATCGGACACCCTGATGGTCGTCATGAGCGCTGTACCTGCCCCTCGTCTGTGCCGGTTCGGATGAAGGCGCCGCGCGAACCGCTCAGGCTCGGGAACGACGACAGCAACTGCTGCGTGTACTCGTGCTCGGGTGAGCGGTAGATGCGATCGGCCGTGCCGAGTTCGACGATCTCGCCCTGCAGCATGATGGCGATGCGGTCGCTGATCTCCAGCAGCAGCGGCAGATCGTGGGTGATGAAGATGACCGCGAAGTCGAGCTCGTCCCGCAGACGGACGATCTCCCGCAGGATGTCGCGCTGCACGACCACATCGAGGGCCGTGGTCGGCTCGTCCATGATCATGACCTGCGGCTCGAGCAGCATCGCCATCGCGATCATCACCCGCTGCCGCATGCCTCCGGAGAGCTCGTGCGGGTAGGAGTGCAGGCGACGCCGGTCGACGCCGACCCGCTCGAGCACGTCGCCCGCGCGCTGGATGCGCTCGCGCTTCGACATCTCGGGGCGGTGGGTCAGCAGCACGTCCTGCAGCTGCGCGCTCACGGTGGTCACCGGGTTCAGAGCGTTCATCGCGCCCTGGAACACCATCGACAGCTTCGTCCAGCGGAACGCCCGGAGCTGATCCTCCTCGAGGGCCAGCAGGTCGAGATCGCTGCCGTCCCGGTCGTGGAAGATGATGCTGCCCGACGAGATGCGTGCGGGCGGCTTGTGCAGCCGGTTGATCGCATAGGCGAGCGTCGTCTTCCCGCATCCGGATTCCCCGGCGAGGCCGAGGATCTCGCCGGGCGCGAGCGTGAACGAGGCGTTCTTCACCGCCGTCACCGGGTGATCGACCTCGTAGACGACCGACAGGTCCTCGACGCTGATCACCGCCGGCCGAGCGGAACCGGTCCGGGTGCGGATCTCCTCCGAGATCGTCATGCTGCGGCCTTCCTCTCCCTGGTCGCACGAGAGCGCTCGAGGCGGGCGGCGACCCTGGCGCGCTTGCGGTGCAGCCGGACGTTCTTGAGCTTGGGGTTGATGATCTCGTCGATCGAGAAGTTGATGAGCGAGAGGCCCATGCCGAACAGCGCGATGATGAGGCCGGGCGGCACGAACCACCACCACGCGCCCAGCGAGAGCGCGAAGCCGTTCTGGGCGTAGAACAGCATGGTGCCGAGGGTGGACGAGTTCGACGCCCCGAGTCCGAGGAACGACAGTCCTGCCTCCCCGAGGATCGCGGCGATCACAGCGAAGACGAACTGCGACGCGAGCACGGGGAGCAGGTTCGGCAGGATCTCGACGGCGATCACACGTCCGGCGCGCTCTCCGGCCACCCGGGATGCCGCGACATAGTCGCGATTGCGGATGGACAGCGTCTGCGCGCGCAGCACTCGGCTGGACGCCGCCCATCCGGTGATGGCGAGCACGACCGCGATCGTCCAGAGGCCGCGCTGCGCCTGCGGGACGAACCCCGAGATCACGATCACGAGCGGCAGTCCGGGGATCACCAGGAAGACGTTCGAGAAGAGGGAGAACGCCTCATCCGCGAACCCGCCGATGTACGCCCCCAGGATGCCGAAGAAGGCGGACAGGATCGTCGCGAGCACGCCGACGATGAGGCCGATCTGCAGGGAGCCTGCCGTCGCGTGGGCGAGCTGGGCGAACACGTCCTGGCCTGTCTGCGTCGTGCCCAGGATGTGCTCGGCGCTGGGTGGCTGAAGCCCCGAGTCCCGGATCGTGGTCGGATCCTGCACCAGGAGGGGACCGATGATGCCGAACAGCGTGATGCCGCCGACGAGCACGAGACCGAAGGCGAGCCACGGCGTCATGGTGGGCAGCATCATCAACCACGGCGAGCGCGGCTTCCTGCCGCGTTCGGCCGCCGCGGTGGCGAGGGCCATCGTCGCGTCGGAGACGTTGGGCTCGGTGCGGGGAGCGAGGTTCGTCATCGGCTGAGTCCTTCCGGGAAGAGCAGCACGCGCAGGGGCGTCGACATCGTCGCCGCCGACATCACGCGTTCACCCGCGTGCGGGGGTCGATGAGCCCGTAGAACAGATCGACGATGAGGTTGGCGACGAGCACAGCGAGGGTGATGAACAGGAACAGACCCTGCATCAGCGCATAGTCGTTGTTGGTGACGGCCGAGAGCAGCTTGGACCCGATCCCGGGGTAGGAGAACACCTGCTCGGTGACGATGGAGCCGGAGACCACGAAGCCGAGCGAGATCGCGAATCCGGCGATCGACGGCAGCACCGCGTTCCTCGCGGCGTACTGGCGCAGGATTCGTCCCGGGGTGAGGCCCTTCGCCTGCGCGGTGAGGATGTAGTCCTCCGAGAGTGTCGAGACCATCATGTTGCGCATGCCGAGCAGCCATCCCCCGACCGAGGCGATGACGATCGTCAGCGCGGGGAGGAACCCGTACTGGATCGCCGACCCGATGAACTCCCACGAGAACCCGGGGTCCAGGATCACGTCGTATCCGCCCTGCGCGGGGAAGAGCTTGAGCGTCGAGGCGAAGAAGTAGACCAGCAGCAGTGCCAGCCAGAAGTACGGCACGGCGGCCAGCAGGGTGGTCGCGGGGATCAGCGAGTCGAGCCAGGTTCCCGGCTTCCAGCCGACGATGGCTCCGAGCACCACCCCGATGACCGTGGCGAGCACGGTCGAGACTCCCACGAGCACGATCGTCCACGGCAGGGAGGTGTTGATCACCTCGATGACGGGCGTCGGGAAGTAGCTGACCGAGACGCCGAGATCGCCCCGGAAGATGTTGACGAGGTAGTTCCCGTACTGGACGAGGAGTGGCTCGGAGGAATCGCCACCGAGAAGGAGTTCATAGGCCTTGCGGGTGTCCGGGGTGACGATGCCGCCCCGTTGCTGCAGCTTGGCCAGCAGGATGTCGACGGGGTTCCCCGGCAGCAGACGCGGAATCAGGAAGTTGAGGGTCAGCGCCGCCCAGAGGGCGATGAGGTAGAACCCCAGCTTTCGGACGAAATAGTTCACGACGTCCTTCCCTGCACCCGCTCAGCCGGCTCGACGTTCTCCTTCTCGGTGGCGATCACGATCACTCCCCCGTCGGCTTCAGCGACTTGAAGATCTGCGCGTTGTCGGGCGATGCCCACACCGCCGGGAACGCGTAGAGGTCGTCCTGCGTCGGCCATCCGGTGAACTTGTCGGCGTTGAACTCGCTGGTCGTGCCACCCGTCAGGACGGGGATGTACGGCATCGCGGCGACGATCTTCTCCTGGATGATGTCGAACTGCACCTGCCGCGCCGCGGTGTCCTCCGGGTTCGTGGCCTTGAGCACCTCGAGCGCGGCATCCACCTCGGGGTCGCTGAACCGC
This genomic interval from Microbacterium sp. LWH11-1.2 contains the following:
- a CDS encoding beta-galactosidase; the protein is MTSSTEILNDAPRRHVDWPTDGLSFGGDYSPEQWSWDVVLEDMELMREAGVNLVTLGVFSWVIHEPREGVFDFSWLDRMLDLLHENGIAVDLATPTAAVPMWLHRLHPEILPQDIHGHPLAPGGRLGWCPSSTVFREYAVRIVERLAEHVAGHPAVLMWHVSNELGGGNARCHCPVSNARFRGWVAEKYVTVDALNAAWGMSFWGNSYSSFEEVTTPWGVTAHNPGHLLDYERFSSDELLAQYRAEKEALRRFTPELPITTNFMVGLGPDVVDYTRWADEVDIVANDHYTFGPDPLKHQDLAFSGDRMRGMSGGRPWMLMEHATGASSWHPINQPKAPGEISRHALAHIARGSNSAMFFQWRASKSGTEQFHSAMLPHAGRDSRVFRDVVALGSQMAALAEVRDTVVAPAEVALLHDNEAGWALRSGLKPANNLRYADTARAVHNVLFERAVTTDVVPPWSRLDDYRLVIVAGLYLVSEENARAVHEYVEAGGIALVTWFSGIVDEAGTVHIGGYPGAFRSLVGVTSEEFFPLESERSFALDNGWTGRRWSERLRHPRPEDGVEVVAGYAEGPLAGHPALTRRRVGAGTAWYLSTDLDEAGLAALAERLLDEAGVAPTAVVSRGVEAVRRSSDDSSYLFLINHTDDDGWVEASGTDLLTGNAHTGRVSVPAGAVAVIRE
- a CDS encoding glycoside hydrolase family 36 protein; protein product: MPEARQGDDVLRWGDDALELVFAIGQDAPVSLVGLGTPATSGAGIPVLPPSLRQPLVELSGFGHGRFPGSFRHVDTVIGARLRHASHILDERMLRLRQRDDETGIEVMSVFERTPGIGGFRTWSEVSFEPSSEIDAAAEIVLDFVSTFVTGAFLTAAPDVDGFLLATAANDWVAESRWATRSLRESGLARIDRDLQHQPPRSRIHVADRGSWSSGEQVPTAMLLARTGDHALAWQVEHNGPWGYEIGETRHGAYLLLTGPTDQDNQWSTRLGAGESFTTVPASIAFAAGGVDEVLAALTSQRRALRHVRSADRRLPIVFNDYMNTLMGDPTTEKLLPLIDAAAAIGADVFCIDAGWYAEGSWWDSVGEWKPAARRFPDGIEEVIDRIRAHGMIAGLWLEPEVIGVRSPLAVASSGRALPDSAFFSRGGVRLAEHGRHLLDLRDPAARAHVDEVVDRLVADYGIGFIKMDDNTMTGPGTDAGGLAPGAGLLAHNRALLEVIDGWQARHPDLLIESCASGAMRIDQAMLSRLHLQSTSDQQDPVMYATIAAAAPAAMLPEQAGNWAYPVAGSTREEMVFALVNGVLGRLYLSGYLNRMAADERALVRAALDAHRVVLRMIEQAMPFWPLGLPAWEDPWVALGLGDPGDGSAFLSLWRRPGATGTVIVPLPSFRDVQITVEAFFPDAPDGWSWRWDATAGELAVTVDVPAPTARVLRVTRRPPTPSPERNPDDQ
- a CDS encoding ATP-binding cassette domain-containing protein codes for the protein MTTIRVSDLTKDYTIRKGLRRGAFRAVDGVSFDLVPGRTIALVGESGSGKSTIARMLARLERPTSGQIDVTLDDGTAMPRSLYRRHVQMVFQDPFASLNPFHSIEHHIARPIRIHRRATGAAAVHEKVLSMLDRVNLTPAEDVAIRRPHELSGGQRQRVAIARALAPGAEVLIADEPVSMLDVSIRLGVLNLLGRLQREDNLALLYITHDLATARHFSDEILVLYHGRVVERGPADDVILNPQHDYTRLLAIAAPDPEKIGKVVSSEAAPDRASLDNSVCYNHFTQTWESAEREPARA
- a CDS encoding ABC transporter ATP-binding protein, which translates into the protein MTISEEIRTRTGSARPAVISVEDLSVVYEVDHPVTAVKNASFTLAPGEILGLAGESGCGKTTLAYAINRLHKPPARISSGSIIFHDRDGSDLDLLALEEDQLRAFRWTKLSMVFQGAMNALNPVTTVSAQLQDVLLTHRPEMSKRERIQRAGDVLERVGVDRRRLHSYPHELSGGMRQRVMIAMAMLLEPQVMIMDEPTTALDVVVQRDILREIVRLRDELDFAVIFITHDLPLLLEISDRIAIMLQGEIVELGTADRIYRSPEHEYTQQLLSSFPSLSGSRGAFIRTGTDEGQVQRS
- a CDS encoding ABC transporter permease, giving the protein MTNLAPRTEPNVSDATMALATAAAERGRKPRSPWLMMLPTMTPWLAFGLVLVGGITLFGIIGPLLVQDPTTIRDSGLQPPSAEHILGTTQTGQDVFAQLAHATAGSLQIGLIVGVLATILSAFFGILGAYIGGFADEAFSLFSNVFLVIPGLPLVIVISGFVPQAQRGLWTIAVVLAITGWAASSRVLRAQTLSIRNRDYVAASRVAGERAGRVIAVEILPNLLPVLASQFVFAVIAAILGEAGLSFLGLGASNSSTLGTMLFYAQNGFALSLGAWWWFVPPGLIIALFGMGLSLINFSIDEIINPKLKNVRLHRKRARVAARLERSRATRERKAAA
- a CDS encoding ABC transporter permease, coding for MNYFVRKLGFYLIALWAALTLNFLIPRLLPGNPVDILLAKLQQRGGIVTPDTRKAYELLLGGDSSEPLLVQYGNYLVNIFRGDLGVSVSYFPTPVIEVINTSLPWTIVLVGVSTVLATVIGVVLGAIVGWKPGTWLDSLIPATTLLAAVPYFWLALLLVYFFASTLKLFPAQGGYDVILDPGFSWEFIGSAIQYGFLPALTIVIASVGGWLLGMRNMMVSTLSEDYILTAQAKGLTPGRILRQYAARNAVLPSIAGFAISLGFVVSGSIVTEQVFSYPGIGSKLLSAVTNNDYALMQGLFLFITLAVLVANLIVDLFYGLIDPRTRVNA